GTTTTTGAGAGGGACAAAAGAAACTTGAGTCAGAAGAATAATGCTACaatatttctttttcattctAGCTTTTAAAATGGCTGAAGAATTTAACGTGCACCAAGATGAGCATAGCTATGAAGACAACTATGATTACATCCACAACTGGACAGACCTTGAGTACTTTCTAAATCATACATTTTCAACATGTGATGTTGacttaaatgaaaatgtaaagcaGGTCATTTTGTTTATACTTTATCTCGTAATATTTGTTATGGGTTTGGCTGGAAACCTCCTTGTATTGTGGGTCAACTGGCAGTCCCAAAGAAGCAAGAGTTCAATCAATCTTTATATTTTCAACATGGCTGTGGCAGACCTCGGAGTGGTCTTTACCTTACCTTTTTGGATGTTAGAGACCATGCTTGAATACACTTGGCTGTGGGGTGGATTCTTATGCAAATTTACTCACTACTTCTATTTTGCCAACATGTACAGCAGTATTTTTTTCCTGATGGCCTTAAGTGTTGACCGCTACTTTACTCTGGTGTCCTCATCAGTTTTCTGGAGACAAAATCAGCAAAGGATCCGTCGGGCTCTTTGTATTGGGATCTGGGTACTAGCTGGTATATTCCCTTTACCAGAGGTGGTTCATATGAAGCTGATGGATGCAGTAGAACCTGTCTGTGTTTTCATGGCACCACTTGAGTCCTATGATAAATGGTCCATAGCTGTGAGCCTACTGACTGTTATTATAGGGTTTCTGATTCCTTTCT
This sequence is a window from Xenopus tropicalis strain Nigerian chromosome 2, UCB_Xtro_10.0, whole genome shotgun sequence. Protein-coding genes within it:
- the gpr182 gene encoding G-protein coupled receptor 182: MAEEFNVHQDEHSYEDNYDYIHNWTDLEYFLNHTFSTCDVDLNENVKQVILFILYLVIFVMGLAGNLLVLWVNWQSQRSKSSINLYIFNMAVADLGVVFTLPFWMLETMLEYTWLWGGFLCKFTHYFYFANMYSSIFFLMALSVDRYFTLVSSSVFWRQNQQRIRRALCIGIWVLAGIFPLPEVVHMKLMDAVEPVCVFMAPLESYDKWSIAVSLLTVIIGFLIPFSIILVFNLMTAYYIRCSGRPESRKHCCLIYAYILTFLFSWLPYHVTLFALTLHGSYIFLHCQLVHILYFFYEVIDCISLLHCVVNPILYNFFSKDFKGKFINAVVKYIPKEKITGDGKEEHSTSTTDHSIVITKEGTQQTNHMHPLPIP